One Streptomyces sp. CNQ-509 DNA window includes the following coding sequences:
- a CDS encoding LamG-like jellyroll fold domain-containing protein, translating to MREQWRRYRAWLTAGLGTALLLGTAPVVEASAAPGSTHAPSAASDAKAGAAAEDTEAADTEEQAAALAERTGEPVEIASLRGESSDVFATPDGNLEAREYLRPVRTRVGGEWKAIDTHLAPADGGMVAPGVTTVGMEFSGGGTAPLVRMTKAGRELSLSWPGELPQPRLEGDAVVYPEVLPGVDLRMGVQADGFTQLLVVKSAEAAQNPELAELRLHLGATGMSVRETAAGGLEAVDAGAGGAVFEAPQPVMWDSSGGTTPGARGAAGGEPADEPAAGESGKLAPVDVQVAQAPDQLVLTPDPQVLKGADTVYPVFIDPQWYSPRASAWTFASKYWASSPQWKFNGENNAGMGYCGWDYCAPHDTKRVFYRIPTSRFAGKSILSAEFVVRNNWSASCSERSVELWRTKDISSSTTWNSQDAGSGFWLDKLDTRSFAYGYDGCAAKDAEFGIKSAVQQAANNKWSTMTFGLRAASEDDKYAWKRFSDKAFLRVKYNRPPPQIKMAQLTMEYGGVCKRPGEKARIRSLGKISANEIRDPDGDHVAVQFQAKWTDASGVTHRWSPSRTPFEPSGSSFTVSLPNSGSNPIPKNENVNWYARAYDGAQWSPWSYAGDTKTACYFVWDTNEPAAPTVVSGEYPESDPADPNDPWLDGVGQYGTFTLDSPSSDANRYWYGINGDPVPGNQISTSGGAARDVKILPTRSGLNFITVQSFDTAGNNSTIRTYQFRVKAGQPDRATWQLDESAGATQAEGSTPARTLALKGGATTGAAGTDGTALGLNGTDAYAATDLSAVNNTGGFTVSAWVKLDAKPTAGAAVVASQPGNERMGFALHYAAAHDRWIFNGFSADTPDATVSRAMAPNPGGVQTGSWTHLVGSYDSVEDKLRLFVNGTLVGETAFVSTWNARRGLQLGAGSAAGVAKDFFPGTLDKVQIFDKRIAQDEVDKLYAKQPVGDPGRPAIAVFELDEPAGATEVSGRGGVLPARYHGGVTTGVPGVAGKASKFNGTDGYARIGQTSGPHINSERSFAVSAWAKLDAKPDRQATVVAQAGEFALGFELYYSAAYDRWVFNQYASDTPGAPIIRAMADQPGDAHAGTWAHLVGVHDTTANTLTLYINGKKAGSTTLVDAFYAAGSMYVGAVSVNNVLKSHFPGTIDDVRLFDRPISPAEVQQLYKQRAFVKGRWLFEEVSDSVPATSPDASGEGRPMTVEGGAKLGAGWIDFSGLQLDGVDDHAAASMPVDTSGSFTVTGWAQAAAMPGGAVTVASAEGGATSAFSVRYLPDAADPNAPGRWQVVLPSSDAADAPVVRADNGNFYDVREWNHLALVYDGFARELKLYVNGVLEETACSDSDGDGEPDQAGCKDLVPWAEHAQSFKATGELQIGRAKTAGGFDEYFPGTIDDVWAFQGPLSEDQVAWLASQWFDVPTQVPPGG from the coding sequence ATGCGTGAGCAATGGCGGCGATATCGGGCTTGGTTGACGGCGGGGTTGGGCACTGCGCTGCTTCTGGGCACGGCACCCGTCGTGGAGGCGAGTGCCGCTCCGGGCAGCACGCACGCGCCCTCGGCAGCGTCGGATGCCAAGGCGGGTGCGGCGGCCGAGGACACCGAGGCTGCGGACACCGAGGAACAGGCGGCCGCACTGGCGGAACGTACCGGTGAGCCGGTGGAGATCGCCTCGCTTCGCGGCGAATCCAGTGACGTGTTCGCCACTCCCGATGGGAACTTGGAGGCGCGCGAGTACTTGCGGCCTGTACGTACCCGTGTGGGCGGCGAGTGGAAAGCGATCGATACCCACCTCGCCCCGGCTGACGGCGGCATGGTGGCGCCGGGTGTGACCACGGTGGGGATGGAGTTCTCCGGCGGTGGAACGGCGCCGCTGGTACGTATGACGAAGGCCGGGCGGGAGTTGTCGCTGTCGTGGCCGGGTGAGTTGCCGCAGCCGCGGCTGGAGGGGGATGCGGTCGTCTATCCGGAGGTGCTGCCGGGGGTCGACCTGCGCATGGGGGTGCAGGCTGACGGCTTCACGCAACTGCTGGTGGTCAAGTCCGCCGAGGCGGCGCAGAATCCGGAGCTGGCGGAGCTTCGGCTGCACCTGGGTGCGACGGGGATGTCTGTGCGTGAGACCGCGGCCGGTGGCCTTGAAGCGGTCGATGCCGGAGCCGGGGGTGCGGTGTTCGAGGCGCCGCAGCCGGTCATGTGGGACTCCAGCGGCGGGACCACTCCCGGCGCCCGCGGTGCGGCCGGCGGCGAACCGGCGGATGAGCCGGCGGCGGGGGAGTCGGGCAAACTGGCGCCGGTCGATGTCCAGGTCGCCCAGGCGCCAGACCAGCTGGTGCTCACGCCGGATCCTCAGGTGCTGAAGGGAGCGGACACGGTCTATCCGGTGTTCATCGACCCGCAGTGGTACTCGCCGAGAGCGTCGGCGTGGACGTTTGCCTCGAAGTACTGGGCATCGTCGCCGCAGTGGAAGTTCAACGGTGAGAACAACGCCGGGATGGGCTACTGCGGCTGGGACTACTGCGCGCCACACGACACCAAGCGCGTCTTCTACCGCATCCCGACCTCCCGGTTCGCGGGCAAGTCGATCCTGTCCGCGGAGTTCGTCGTACGCAACAACTGGTCCGCCTCCTGCTCCGAGCGGAGCGTCGAGCTGTGGCGAACCAAGGACATCAGCTCGTCGACCACGTGGAACAGCCAGGACGCGGGTTCCGGCTTCTGGCTCGACAAGCTGGACACGCGATCCTTCGCGTACGGCTACGACGGCTGTGCCGCGAAGGACGCCGAGTTCGGTATCAAGTCCGCGGTGCAGCAGGCGGCCAACAACAAGTGGTCGACGATGACGTTCGGGTTGCGTGCGGCGAGCGAGGACGACAAGTACGCGTGGAAGCGGTTCTCGGACAAGGCGTTCCTGCGGGTGAAGTACAACCGCCCGCCGCCGCAGATCAAGATGGCGCAACTCACCATGGAGTACGGCGGGGTGTGCAAGCGGCCCGGTGAGAAGGCCCGCATCCGCTCGCTGGGCAAGATTTCTGCCAACGAGATCCGGGACCCGGACGGCGACCACGTCGCGGTGCAGTTCCAGGCCAAGTGGACCGACGCGAGCGGTGTAACTCATAGGTGGAGTCCGTCCCGGACTCCGTTCGAGCCGTCCGGATCCAGTTTCACGGTCTCACTGCCGAATTCGGGCTCCAACCCCATCCCGAAGAACGAGAACGTGAACTGGTATGCCCGCGCCTATGACGGGGCGCAGTGGTCCCCGTGGTCGTACGCGGGCGATACGAAGACCGCCTGCTACTTCGTCTGGGACACGAACGAGCCAGCGGCGCCCACCGTCGTGTCAGGTGAGTATCCGGAATCTGATCCGGCGGACCCGAATGATCCATGGCTCGACGGGGTGGGCCAGTACGGGACGTTCACTCTCGACTCGCCCTCGTCAGATGCGAACCGCTACTGGTACGGCATCAACGGCGACCCCGTCCCCGGCAATCAGATCTCCACTTCCGGTGGCGCTGCCAGGGACGTGAAGATCCTTCCGACCCGGTCCGGGTTGAACTTCATCACCGTCCAGTCCTTCGATACGGCCGGGAACAACAGCACGATCCGCACCTACCAGTTTCGGGTGAAGGCGGGCCAGCCGGATCGCGCGACGTGGCAGCTCGATGAGTCGGCCGGTGCCACACAGGCGGAGGGCTCCACGCCCGCGCGGACCCTTGCCCTCAAGGGCGGGGCGACCACCGGTGCCGCCGGGACCGACGGCACCGCGCTCGGCCTCAACGGCACCGACGCCTACGCGGCCACCGACCTGTCAGCCGTCAACAACACCGGCGGTTTCACCGTCTCGGCGTGGGTGAAGCTGGATGCCAAGCCGACGGCAGGCGCGGCGGTGGTTGCCTCGCAGCCGGGTAACGAGCGGATGGGTTTCGCGCTGCACTACGCGGCCGCCCATGACCGCTGGATCTTCAACGGCTTCTCCGCCGACACCCCCGACGCCACCGTCTCCCGGGCCATGGCACCCAACCCCGGCGGCGTCCAGACCGGCAGTTGGACCCATCTGGTCGGCTCGTACGACTCCGTCGAGGACAAGCTGCGGCTGTTCGTCAACGGCACCCTCGTCGGCGAGACCGCCTTCGTCAGTACCTGGAACGCGCGCCGCGGTCTGCAACTCGGTGCCGGTTCGGCGGCCGGGGTGGCCAAGGACTTCTTCCCCGGCACCCTCGACAAGGTCCAGATCTTCGACAAGCGCATCGCGCAGGACGAGGTCGACAAGCTCTACGCCAAGCAGCCCGTCGGCGACCCAGGCCGCCCCGCCATCGCCGTCTTCGAACTCGACGAACCGGCAGGCGCCACCGAGGTCTCCGGCCGCGGCGGTGTCCTCCCCGCCCGCTACCACGGCGGCGTGACCACCGGCGTGCCCGGTGTAGCGGGCAAGGCGTCGAAGTTCAACGGCACCGACGGCTACGCCCGTATCGGACAGACCTCCGGACCGCACATCAACAGCGAACGGTCCTTCGCCGTCTCCGCCTGGGCAAAGCTGGATGCCAAACCGGACCGCCAGGCGACCGTCGTGGCACAGGCAGGCGAGTTCGCGCTGGGCTTCGAGCTCTACTACTCCGCCGCCTACGACCGCTGGGTCTTCAACCAGTACGCCTCCGACACCCCCGGCGCACCCATCATCCGGGCCATGGCCGACCAACCGGGAGACGCCCACGCAGGCACCTGGGCACACCTCGTCGGCGTCCACGACACCACGGCCAACACCCTCACTCTGTACATCAACGGCAAGAAAGCCGGCTCCACCACCCTCGTGGACGCCTTCTACGCCGCCGGCTCCATGTACGTCGGCGCCGTCTCCGTCAACAACGTCCTCAAGAGCCACTTCCCCGGCACCATCGACGACGTCCGCCTCTTCGACCGCCCCATCTCCCCGGCCGAAGTCCAGCAGCTCTACAAGCAGCGTGCCTTCGTGAAGGGCCGGTGGCTGTTCGAGGAGGTGTCGGACAGCGTCCCGGCCACCTCCCCGGACGCCAGCGGGGAGGGCAGGCCCATGACCGTGGAGGGTGGAGCGAAACTGGGTGCAGGCTGGATCGACTTCTCCGGCCTGCAACTCGACGGCGTCGACGACCATGCCGCCGCGAGCATGCCGGTGGATACATCAGGCAGTTTCACCGTGACCGGCTGGGCCCAGGCCGCGGCCATGCCCGGCGGTGCGGTGACGGTAGCCAGTGCCGAAGGCGGCGCCACCAGCGCCTTCTCCGTCCGGTATCTGCCGGACGCGGCGGATCCGAATGCGCCGGGAAGGTGGCAGGTCGTGCTGCCTTCATCCGATGCCGCGGATGCGCCGGTGGTGCGCGCGGACAACGGGAACTTCTACGACGTTCGCGAGTGGAACCACCTGGCCCTGGTGTACGACGGCTTCGCCCGGGAGCTGAAGCTGTACGTCAACGGCGTGCTGGAAGAGACCGCCTGCTCCGACAGCGACGGCGACGGTGAGCCAGACCAGGCCGGGTGCAAGGACCTGGTGCCGTGGGCGGAACACGCGCAGTCGTTCAAGGCCACCGGTGAACTGCAGATCGGCCGCGCGAAGACTGCCGGCGGCTTCGATGAGTACTTCCCCGGCACGATCGATGACGTCTGGGCCTTCCAGGGCCCGCTGAGCGAAGACCAGGTCGCCTGGCTCGCCTCCCAGTGGTTCGACGTGCCCACCCAGGTTCCGCCGGGCGGCTGA
- a CDS encoding nitrous oxide reductase family maturation protein NosD, with amino-acid sequence MSRSARRVMAALLGALTFLAGCGSGGDDGGPDKGRRPDGARVTIRVPGDAPTISAGVALARPGDLVLVAPGVYREAVKLGTPRVTLRGESRAGVVIDGELRRPNGVVVTAPGVAVENLTVRRNTQNGVLVTGSAAAVDGLPGSGGYDTGEEPVRLLKSFLVSHVTATRNGLYGIYAFSAQNGAIEHSYASGGADSGIYVGQCKPCRIVVRDNVSELNAVGYEGTNASGQMYVVGNRLAGNRVGLTTSSDHQEKLLPQRDAVVAGNLIAENQHPRTPEQADGGWGIGIGVDGGSGNRFLRNRISGNTHAGLVITATADLTADRNRITDNTFTGNGIDVGATFPTATRGQGNCLRGNALRKTVPAGLTDTASCPVPATSPTPAGSWPSEKGPAGIPFTEVAAPGPQPEFPRAATAGATAVPDVPALPDVADTALPPESLLAGRARVRAS; translated from the coding sequence ATGTCTCGATCGGCACGTCGTGTGATGGCGGCGTTACTGGGCGCACTGACTTTCCTGGCCGGCTGCGGCAGCGGTGGCGACGACGGCGGACCGGACAAGGGCCGGCGGCCGGACGGTGCGCGGGTGACGATCCGTGTGCCCGGCGACGCCCCGACGATCTCGGCGGGCGTGGCCCTGGCCCGGCCCGGTGACCTGGTGCTGGTGGCTCCGGGTGTGTACCGCGAGGCGGTGAAGCTCGGCACGCCTCGCGTCACGCTGCGGGGCGAGTCCCGGGCCGGGGTCGTCATCGACGGTGAGCTGCGGCGGCCGAACGGGGTGGTCGTCACCGCGCCCGGCGTGGCCGTGGAGAACCTGACCGTACGGAGGAACACGCAGAACGGGGTGCTGGTCACCGGTTCGGCGGCGGCAGTCGACGGGCTGCCGGGCAGCGGCGGTTACGACACCGGCGAGGAACCCGTCAGGCTCCTGAAGTCGTTCCTGGTCTCGCATGTGACCGCGACCCGCAACGGCCTGTACGGCATCTACGCGTTCTCCGCGCAGAACGGTGCCATCGAGCACTCCTACGCCTCGGGCGGGGCCGACTCGGGGATCTACGTCGGCCAGTGCAAGCCGTGCCGGATCGTGGTACGGGACAACGTCTCCGAACTCAACGCGGTCGGTTACGAAGGCACCAACGCCAGTGGCCAGATGTACGTGGTCGGCAACCGTCTGGCCGGCAACCGTGTCGGACTGACCACCAGCTCCGACCACCAGGAGAAGCTGCTCCCCCAGCGCGACGCCGTCGTCGCCGGCAACCTGATCGCGGAAAACCAGCACCCGCGGACACCCGAACAGGCCGACGGCGGCTGGGGCATCGGCATCGGCGTCGACGGCGGCAGCGGCAACCGGTTCCTCCGCAACCGCATCAGCGGCAACACCCACGCCGGACTCGTGATCACCGCGACCGCCGACCTGACCGCGGACCGCAACAGGATCACGGACAACACCTTCACCGGCAACGGCATCGACGTCGGCGCGACGTTCCCCACCGCCACCCGCGGACAGGGCAACTGCCTGCGGGGGAACGCGCTGCGCAAGACCGTGCCCGCCGGGCTCACGGACACCGCGTCCTGCCCGGTCCCCGCCACGTCGCCCACGCCCGCGGGCAGTTGGCCGAGTGAGAAGGGGCCCGCTGGCATCCCGTTCACCGAGGTGGCCGCGCCGGGCCCGCAGCCGGAGTTCCCGCGCGCCGCCACCGCAGGCGCCACCGCCGTGCCGGACGTACCGGCGCTGCCGGACGTCGCGGACACGGCGCTGCCGCCGGAGTCGCTGCTCGCCGGCCGTGCGCGGGTACGAGCCTCGTGA
- a CDS encoding Dyp-type peroxidase has product MDRVDHPPSRRAFLDVTGAAVAAGLVAGCSGDTAEPARSAPSAATGPAPVPATGRHQAGITSPRSAQRNLLAVVADLGAAVPPGPLLAELGETIRTLTAGSDPRLLGLPPGDLTVTVGVGPRLVRTAGASLPGAVDLPRFSRERIAPQARGGDLLMQICADDALLLPAVAAALLDQAGDRLRERWRQSGRRGTDVPVAKGRTAPRNLLGFIDGIVGPHTKAEQERDLWLAGPPAVAGGTLAVLRRMELALTRFAALSVAQQEAVFGRRRASGAPLSGGTVAAAPELGAKTPDGRYLVPVDAHVRRANPTAAGVGHMLRRSYSTDEPAPGLLFISFQNDLRTFTATLTRMETSDALLPFTATTAGATFLILPGFDRQHPLGSTLFR; this is encoded by the coding sequence ATGGACCGCGTCGATCACCCTCCGTCACGCCGCGCGTTCCTCGATGTCACCGGTGCCGCGGTGGCAGCCGGTCTCGTCGCTGGGTGCTCAGGGGACACCGCCGAGCCGGCCCGGTCCGCCCCGTCCGCGGCGACCGGTCCCGCGCCGGTTCCCGCGACGGGCCGGCACCAGGCGGGCATCACGTCTCCCCGGTCCGCCCAGCGCAACCTGCTGGCCGTGGTGGCCGACCTCGGCGCCGCGGTCCCGCCCGGCCCGTTGCTGGCCGAACTCGGCGAGACCATCCGCACCCTCACCGCCGGGTCCGACCCGCGGCTGCTGGGCCTGCCTCCGGGAGACCTGACCGTGACCGTGGGCGTGGGCCCGCGGCTGGTACGGACGGCGGGCGCTTCACTGCCCGGCGCGGTCGACCTCCCCCGGTTCTCCCGCGAGCGGATCGCTCCCCAGGCACGCGGCGGTGACCTGCTGATGCAGATCTGCGCCGACGACGCGCTGCTCCTCCCGGCCGTCGCCGCCGCGCTCCTGGACCAGGCCGGCGACCGCCTCCGCGAACGGTGGCGGCAGTCCGGACGCCGCGGTACGGACGTGCCGGTCGCCAAAGGCCGCACCGCGCCGCGCAACCTGCTCGGTTTCATCGACGGCATCGTGGGCCCGCACACGAAGGCCGAGCAGGAACGTGACCTGTGGCTGGCCGGGCCCCCCGCGGTCGCCGGCGGCACCCTGGCCGTACTACGGCGCATGGAACTCGCCCTCACACGCTTCGCCGCCCTCTCCGTCGCCCAGCAGGAGGCGGTCTTCGGCCGCCGCCGCGCGAGCGGCGCACCCCTCTCCGGCGGCACCGTCGCCGCCGCCCCGGAACTGGGCGCCAAGACACCCGACGGCCGCTACCTCGTCCCCGTGGACGCCCATGTCCGCAGGGCGAACCCCACCGCGGCCGGCGTCGGCCACATGCTGCGCCGCTCCTACAGCACCGACGAGCCGGCCCCGGGCCTGCTCTTCATCAGCTTCCAGAACGACCTGCGCACCTTCACGGCCACGCTCACCCGCATGGAGACCTCAGACGCCTTGCTGCCCTTCACCGCGACGACGGCAGGCGCGACCTTCCTGATCCTCCCGGGCTTCGACCGCCAACACCCGCTCGGTTCCACGCTGTTCCGCTGA